Part of the Zea mays cultivar B73 chromosome 4, Zm-B73-REFERENCE-NAM-5.0, whole genome shotgun sequence genome is shown below.
ATTTAAAAGTTGCACATATGCTAGGGATAATAAAGTTTGACAATGTGGTGGGTATTCTTTCCCAAGGTACAGAGGAGAAAACAAATCAGACATCATAACCACTTAACAGGAAACAAAACGGAACACTCCATTCTAGATTACTTGAAATTGCTACAACTCTACTTTACAAACTTTATAATGGAGTAGCTAAATAATTAGTTACTGACAATGAAACTGATGAAGAACATAAACAAAAAATGGAATGAACAGATATGCTTACCTGAATAAGGATTGTTATCAAAAAGAGAGGACCAGATCAAGATACACTACTAgaaatatgcttatttaagacatACATCTTAAGACAAATACCAGTGCATTTTATAGAAGCGTCTTTTATCATATGGTGACGAGTAAGGTAAGACGGTTTGTTGGAGATCCGTCTTTAATGAAGAAGGTTTTTGAGACAGATATATAGTAggaaatgtcttatattgatttaataCAGATTGATTTTGAAAACCGTCTCAAATAAATATACCCTTTGAGGCATTAAGTTTACAAGAATTGTCTTATATtttggttagtatattagacacttctgtatatgaaaccatctcaaataaagatattattagagtcatctagactatacaaactgtcttagatgttagtgagtatactagaaacttgtaaacaTAAAACCATCTTTGTATGATATTTTTGACAAGACACTGTGAAAAAACGTAGTAAATAATAAATTATGCTTAGATTGAACTAAGTATGTTCCATAGTGTTTCTAAAGCGCAAAACATGTTTAAATCATGTTAATATATCCTATAGAAGTCCCTGTAATTATTCAAATTTTTTCGATtagttttttatttttaaaaagaAAAATCTAATTATGTGTTTGTAGGGATGGCCCATCGAtcactaaaagtctagaaatttaaccaCTTATAATCGGTCGCTATAGAGTAAAGTGTGCGACTGATGGTGGGTCATTATAGAAATAAGTTGGATAATAGAAACATCTCTTTACGTTTAAAACGAGAGGATTCTCGAGGTGGAGCTGTCCACGTCGCCCCAAAAATCACAGCCGTCTGGCGACTTGATCCATCTCACGCGGCCATCCGACGACCAGCTTCTTTCACTTTGGAACCCTCGTGTGAGGCCACcatccccttctctctcccttcTTTCATCTCCCCTCCCCATTTGGATCCTCCGCCACCGGTTCCCCATTGCTGCCTCCACCGCCCCCGCTCCTCGCCGGTTCCCCATTGCTGCCTCCACTGCCCTCGCTCCGAGGAGGGCCACGACGGCCAGATCCTGGACTCATTGTCGCGTACCTGGATCCAGGGGAAATGGCGGAACACGGCGAACGCGAGCGTGACGGCGGGGTTCATGTGCGCGCCCGAGATGTGGCCGACGGCGTAGATCATGACGGTGACGATGAGCCCGCCGGCGACCGACTGCCCCAGCTGCGAGATGCGGTCCTTGTCGCTACCGTAGATCCCTGCCGCCCCGCACATGACGAACACCAGCAGGAACGTGGACACCACCTCCGAGACCACCTGTCGATCGATAACCATGGGAGGAGCACCACCACCACAAAGCACTCTCATGCATCAGTCGATCTCCGGCCGCCGGTACTTGATTCTGAATAACAAATAATTTCCACTACTGGGACTGAAACTTAGTATCCATCTACTGCTTGATTAGGACATGGCTTAGAAAATGTCATCTTTCACTTGAGTAGTCTTTGGTCATTCAAGCACCACTTGGCATTCAGTTACGTCATGGCAGTTTTGGTGTGGCCCAAATACCTTTACCCCTTGCTTCTGTGAGTTCAAAGGATACCTCTGATACTTGTATTGAAGATGGTGAACTCTGTGATACTTTGTCAATGAAGAAAAGGACAGACGAAGTGGCAGGAGCAAATGGGTTGGAAGGGGTCTCGATAGAGTGTGCTAATTTGTTGAATAATGGCATTGATGTTTTCATGAAGCAGTTAATTGGATCTTGCATTGAATTAGTTAGAGCAA
Proteins encoded:
- the LOC109946109 gene encoding aquaporin NIP1-2 translates to MRVLCGGGAPPMVIDRQVVSEVVSTFLLVFVMCGAAGIYGSDKDRISQLGQSVAGGLIVTVMIYAVGHISGAHMNPAVTLAFAVFRHFPWIQVRDNESRIWPSWPSSERGQWRQQWGTGEERGRWRQQWGTGGGGSKWGGEMKEGREKGMVASHEGSKVKEAGRRMAA